The following nucleotide sequence is from Acidimicrobiales bacterium.
CCACCTCCTCGATGAGCTCGGTGGGCACTACCGCCGCCGCCTCCTCCTTGTGGCCGTCGAGGTAGAGCTGCTGGATCTTGTCAGCCGCTTGCTCGTAGCCCATGCGGACGAACACGTCGTAGTGGAAGTTCATCTCCCGGGCGCCCATCCCGCCGATGTAGAGGGCGAGGGTCGGGCGCATGAAGTCGGCCGCCTTCTCGACGTCGTCGTCCATGATGACGGGCACCATGGCGAGGATCTCGAACTCGCTTGGCTGGCGCCGCGCCTCGGGTCGGGCGAAACCCTCCGCCAGGGCGTCGCGGTAGACCTCCTCCCGCCGTGGCGAGTAGTAGATGGGAAACCAGCCGTCGGCGATCTCGGCGGCGAGGGCCACGTTCTTGGGGCCCTCGGCGCCGAGGATGATCGGGATGTCTGCCCGCAGAGGGTGGACGATGGACTTGAGCGGCTTGCCCAGGCCCGTTCCCCCCGGATAGGGGAGCGGGTAGTGAGCGCCTGACGCGGTCACCGGCCCCTGGCGGGCGAGCACCTGGCGGATAACGGAGACGTACTCCCGGGTGCGGGCGAGGGGCTTCGGGAAGGGCTGGCCGTACCACCCCTCCACCACCTGGGGGCCCGAGACACCGAGCCCGAGCACGAACCTGCCGCCACACAGATGATCGAGGGTGAGGGCGGCCATGGCGGTGGCAGTCGGCGTCCGGGCCGACATCTGGATGATGTCGGTGCCGAGCCGCACGCTGCTCGTCGTCGACCCCCACCAGGCCAGCGGCGTGAGGGCGTCCGATCCATAGGCCTCTGCGGTCCAGACCGAATCGAACCCCAGTCGCTCCGCCTCGGCGATAGCCGCGGTCGCGTCCGCAGGCGGACCCGCGCCCCAATACCCAACGTGCAGCCCGAGCTTCATGTCATGAAGCTAGTCGCGATGCTCAGGCCACCAGCAGGGAGGGCTGGCTGGCGAGCCAGCCCGCCGTCTGGAGGTAGCCCGAGTTGATGAGCTCGGTCGTCCGACTGAAG
It contains:
- a CDS encoding LLM class F420-dependent oxidoreductase; translated protein: MKLGLHVGYWGAGPPADATAAIAEAERLGFDSVWTAEAYGSDALTPLAWWGSTTSSVRLGTDIIQMSARTPTATAMAALTLDHLCGGRFVLGLGVSGPQVVEGWYGQPFPKPLARTREYVSVIRQVLARQGPVTASGAHYPLPYPGGTGLGKPLKSIVHPLRADIPIILGAEGPKNVALAAEIADGWFPIYYSPRREEVYRDALAEGFARPEARRQPSEFEILAMVPVIMDDDVEKAADFMRPTLALYIGGMGAREMNFHYDVFVRMGYEQAADKIQQLYLDGHKEEAAAVVPTELIEEVALIGPRAKIKDDLEAWTSSRVTTILLGGTSVPTMQTMAELLL